Below is a genomic region from Falco naumanni isolate bFalNau1 chromosome 17, bFalNau1.pat, whole genome shotgun sequence.
GTTAAAGCTGGAATCTGTTCCATGTATACACCGAgagatttcttttctcccaagGGATGGCTTGCAGCAGAGAACGTACCAGGAGAGTTGTTCTAGCACAAACACAGCTATTTAAATGAGGCACAGTGAGAACAGAAATTGTGTTAGGTTGGGAGGATAAAATTGGACTGAAATTGGATATATTCACATACATACCATTGCTCTCATCTGTCCTCACTTTACATATGTTGGATTTCCTGCCAATATAAAGGAGCAGCtctaaaataaaccaaaggTATGTAAATGGAGAGCAGTATGTTCCCGTGGAATTACGATTTCACCTCTAGGTTTGTTTGAGAGACAGAAATAAGGCCAGAGCTCTGTGTTGTTTTGCACACGCTGTGCCTGTTCGCATCATAGTGATGGGAGAGATGCTCCCcacaaaattatttggatttatATTGCCTGGGTGAGTAAGAAGGCGTTAAGGGCGCAGGCAGGAACTGCAAATCAGGGCTCCTGCTTTCTCCTAGCAGTGTGGGAGAGAGTGTCCTCCCACGTCCAGAGCAGGGAGCCTGGTTAGGGACACCCAGGTCACCCACCCAACATTCCTCAGTGTACACTTGTGTCACTGGTTTGGCTAGGAGATCCAGTAAAtatttgcctcagtttccccgcATTGCCAAAAGGGAGAGCTGAAACTCGTTAGCCCACAAAGATTAATTACTCTGGCTTTACAACATGCTTTGCACTGCTTAGAAGGACGGTGATGTTCTCTAGAACTGGAAAccctccctctcttctttcccACACTCGCTGCTTGCCATCTGGCTGAGAGGCATGCAGAACAGGCGACACAAATCCTCCATTTAATTATACTGCGCATTTTATTATCTCACCTCAGATTTTGTTGTTAATCTCTTTTACAGATTTCGTTTACATAAGTGGAGTCTTTTAGCTTCAGCAAGCTACAGTGCTTTCCCTTCTGATTCTGCAGATATCAGtcagctaaaaagaaaagaaaggcaagaacAAGTGTCCTTAAATTTGTCATTCAGTCTTTCCTAGGCTTTATCTACCATTTCCTTCTCCTCAGCTCCCCAGCTAAAAAGCTAGAAGGCAAACTCCCACAGGGACAGCGAGGACCCTCTGGTTTGGGACACTTAAGTGCAGGTAACGCAAAGGTCCAGAGCCAACACTCGTGAGACCCATTCCACCACTCCTCAAGTCTGCAGGCAGGAAGAGCTGCATAACTTACTGCCCCTgggtattttctgtttcattcctATACGCTAAAAGCCAAGCCTAGAGCTGGATTTATTAGCACTCAACACCTTGAATTGCAGCTAATTCTAGCTGTAATTAAGTGTTAGTGTTAAGCCCCTGTGCAGGGAGCAAGATGTTCAGATCCGACtgcaggtgctgagctgcctcGCAGGTGTAGCTTGCGTTATCAGCTCTGTTGGAAATTGCACCCTGAAGACTGAGGACTTTTCGGGAGGAGTAGGGAAGTGGCGAGCAGTGCCaaggagagctgctgggaagtGTTGCAGTGCTGCTAACAGTCAATATCAGCTCTAGGGCACAGACAGCACCCTAAGAGAGTGAATAACCTTCCCAGAAGAGTGTGTACATGAGAGCGGGTGGGGTATCTGAGGACTCTGTAAAGTGAGCAAACACGACACAAAAGCCCTTCTGAGAAATATAAATATCTTCAAGATGATAAGCTGGTgagaggagggaaaggcagaATTCCCAAGGCAGAAATCAACCTCCTGACAGTACCGTCTGGGGTGTCCTGTAACGTCTCTGCTAGCAGTTTCTCCAGGACATCTTGGTATTTTTCCAGCTGCCTTGGGGTGAGCCACATCCCAGCTCTGACAGGATCAGCTAGCTGTGGAGGAAGCCAGAAAAGTCAAGGGAAAGCTGAGGAGAGCGGAGGGAGGCAGGCTGGGGTGCTTTGACCCCACTTTGCTCAGGTCAGTAGAGGATCTGGGGCTGATCTGAAGGAATGAGGATGATCCTTATACggggaaaggaaacattttgaagtCAATGCAATTTTGTGCTGTTCAGGGTGCCAAAGTTTTCATGCATTGGATCATCTATGGGCTGACTCAGAAACACAGATAAAGGTACCTCCTGGCAACAGAGactatgaagaagaaaataatttctgaaccTTATAATCCTCCACTATCTCACACCTTGACCCTTCAAGCCATCAGCTTTACTGATGCTGGTGAAGCACCCTGCCTTAGTAAAGACTGAGGACGAGGCATCATCCCGCCTCCAGACTGACTGATTTTGAGCCAGCTGTAGCTCAGATGTACCCAAAGTAAATAGAGTTGTTCCAGCCATGGCTGGAGGCACAGGAGGGCTTGTGGTTGCAGCGGGGAGGGGTGTTAGACGCTGGGATGTGCCATTTATTTAATGCTTTGAACTGTGAATCCTTGCTGTTTAAATCCTATTATTGATTGTTGGTGCACCACATTTGCAGGAGTAGTTGCACACTAACCTGTGTCTTGGCCAAATTCCAGTCTAGCCAGTCCTCCTGCCTGTCCCGCTCAGTCTCTCCCGCAGTTTGGGGTGGACCTACTGCTCCTTTTGCTGGCAGAGAGAATGGCCGAGCTCACCGCAGGAGTGGCTGCACGGACCGGGCAAAGAGTTCCCTGTGTTCAAGTGGAAAAGCACAATTTTCAGACTTGGGTAACCAGGTAAACATGCCTTTGAGGGCTTAGACTGGCACTTTAATCCCTAAAATTGGcaattttctgctctgtatACAGACTTCGAGGGGGTGCAGCTGTATGGACCCAAGTTTATAAATAAGGTCTTGCCAGTGCAGAGGACTGTGAGATCGGGGGTGACACCAGACAGCTAATCTGGAGCTGGGTGACAAAGTGACAAGTTAAACCCagagctgaagcagagctgcaaaTTCCTGCCTCGCAGTTGGCTGGTGTTCAATGAACGGCAAAGACAGACCTCATGTTGTTTCCATCCTCCTAAGGGAGAAGCCAGGTGGGTCTGGGGGGTGACCAAGCTGCTGAATGTCCAAGATAATTTATAGGATGGAGGTAAAGCCTTTCTCTGATGCAACCTTgctcagctgcctggcagggctgccaggaGATGGACGATACTCCTTTATATTTGACTGTGAGCTCCTGGTAACACCCACTGTCTTCTCACACAGCACCACCAAACACTCTGCAGTAGCCAGGCCCTGTGGGCTAACTCCTGGGCTACTTGTCCCCCTGTGTGTCCTCATGGGCTCCTCAGAGTCGCATGGTTCACCATACCTGGATGGTCCTGACCTTGTTGACATCTGTACCAAACTGCTCAGAGGAGCctttctcttccagctgctgcagtaaggctagagatattttttttccgCGCTCCTTTGTTCCTCTTGTTCTCCTGAAATCTCCCAGCTGAGAGCAGATGGGGCAGTGATGCtgggacacagcactgcacggGTACCAAACCTGCTGTGCACCATATCGACAGCGTGATGCCCAGCAGCCGGGAAGGAGCCTGTGGAGCTGGACACAAAGCCAGAGGGATTGGGGGTCTGACCGCTGCCAGCAGCCAATACAGCATCCTTCCTCAGGGCCACAGCTCACCAGCAAGGGACCCATCAACCGTGGTGGTCAGGGCTTCGGGGACTGTAATTCTGACGCCGCAAAGTTGGGTGTGAGGTCAGGTTACAGGATCGCATGTAAAGACCTGTAGCAAACATGACACTGGTAGACAACTCCTTTGAACTGTGCAAGACAACACCATCAGCAGGACACGGTAGCCAAGTAAACTGACCTTACAGAGCTGTTCCAGAGCCTcgtcctggctctgctctgtaGCAGCAGCAACGAAGTTCAAGAAAAGCCTGCACAGCCTCACTGCAAATGGAGAGCTCTGCGCAGACATTATGCAGTAACCAGCCTTTCTTGCAGGTCTGTGATGTCAGCCTTTTCCCATCTGTGGGGCTAAACTTGGCTTCTGGAccctccctttcttcccagCCCAAAGAGAAAAGCCAAAGTTGCTTTGGGATATGACAAACGTGTCAGGACAcataaaatgcagcaaaggCTGTGCTCAGTGTCAAACTGACTGCTTGCTGTGCACTTTCTTTGGTTTGAATGTGTGCTcagaggaggagaggcagcCTTTGGAAGGCTGATTTCACCCACATACATTCAGAAGACCCTCAATCACTAGCAGACACGCAGCTACAAGAGTTGTGGTGTATGAACAATTGATCTGGGGACCGTGCGTGGGtctcatcatcatcatcaaggAGGCTGAAGGATGACTGTACTCCCCACAAAAGGCAATTGCTATCCAGCAAGTAGATAGGTGTTGGAAACAAGATTTCTCCCCAGTATGAATGGGTTGTGTCATGCGGGGGAAGCTCACTTTGGCTGTGTTTAAGAAGATGCAGTCTCTGAGGCTGCCTGCCTGACACCTTTCAACAGTATTAGTTtcacatcaaaagaaaaaaaaacattctcctCTTTGCACATCCCAGTGGTGACAACCATCTGGAGGATGGTTAATTATTTGTTACAACAAAAAGACCCATCAGTATGGTGATGGGAGGCTGCAGCTTCTTTATAAAAATTACAGCCACTAgcatggaggaaagaaaaacgAGACCCACAAGTCGAAGATGATAGCCCTTCACAGGTCTTTTAGTTCTTACGTAAAGGAGCCCAGGCTCTCCTTTTCTAGTCTCACATCTTAAAAGTTGTCTCTGCCCTCTCCCATAGCCCTTAGCTTTGGGAAGAGCGAGGGACTGCTGCTATCATCGTATCTCCTCTTTGAACAGAAGGGGCAGCTGATGGGAACAACAGCGGCACGGTGTGCCCTGCCAGAGCTTGGGGGATGAGGGAGGAAGAAACACTTTCCCCGGTTTATTcagggctccagcccctgcaggaCATTTCTTATGGGTTACCTCCTGCATCTTCTGGAAGTTGCTCTGGGTGAAAAAGGGCACAAAGCCTTCAGTTTGTTCAGCCAGCATGGACACCACGTACACCAAGAGCAAACTGGCTGGCGCTGCCTTTGAAACCATCGTGAGAGCCTGAACAACACAGGAAAGAAGATACCAGGGTGATAGTGGAGAGGGCCATTTGACAAGATATCCCTTTGGCTTTTGATCAGCTGCAATCCAATTTATTCATCAGCTAACTAGAGGTATATTTACTCTTCCAGTTGCTCATGAGCTGAGAATAGAAGTGGCTTGACTGACAATTCTCCtctcaaatgcttttctgtaaaCAGATTTGTTCTCGAGCAATATCTCCAGAGACTTCAAGCCCAGCCCTTCAGCACTGTTAAAGACTCCCTCTGTTCTGCAAGCTTTAGCCCTCCAGCTGTACTGGTTTAAGACCCATGCACATCCAGAGCAAAATGCTCCCATCAATCCCACTGATAGCAAGGGAGACAGAGTGATGCTGCAAGAGAGAAAAACCTTAAGACAGctgttttgttaaattttgttttcatattccTCACCCGTGAAAACCTTCCTTGATGGACTGAAGCCTTCAGTAAGCCTCACTGGGTCCAAGAGAGCTGGGAAGGGCATTTGCCGGTCCGGCTCTACAAAAACCTAGTATAAAGGGCTTTAAGAACTACCTTTGGAAGTGATTTAACAGCAACTTCACGTCAGAAGAGGACTTACGTAAACATTAAATGttctctttaaatattaaaatattctctctGGACGAATTTAATGAAGTCTGGTCCCACAGCTTAACTACTCCACCTGATTGGAGCCTGATCTTTAATTAGTTTCAGAAACCTCTTGATTTGGATGTTATTGAAAAGACATTGTTAGGTCAGATTTGACCCCTAGATTAGATTTCCCATAAATATCAGCAAGTATTGAACTGAAGACCAGTGGAAGTTAATAAATATTCCCTTTCTGTAGCACTTGCCAGTCACATCTCCCCGCTGCATGCCAGGCCAGGAGAGGGCTGGCGGTGAGTGAAGGCGGCTGTAgcccctctctcccctccctttggCACTGCTTAGGTGCCAtccccacccctgcccaccTACACTGGGTCATCAAAGCCATCACTGCACTGGGGCATCACCCTGGGTGACCCAGCTAGAGGCACCATTTGCTGCAGCGATCAAAAGAGGCTTTCTCAGGCTCTCCCCTTGTAATACAACATATTGACACGCGTGTGTGCTGACAACGTGGTGTTATCTCAGTAGCATCAGTCTTTTGtgccttttcatttattttatcactACAGTAAAATACTGCcatatacaaagaaataaacccagTCACCTCCTTCATCTATTATTGTTGGTCCCTTTGTGAATTGATTtgctccctctccccccagaGGAACACTCCCACACATTACTCCAGTCAAAAAACGTCATTTCTGAATGTCCCTTCCTTATTTTGTAAGCAGGACATGTCTTTCAGACCTGAGATCTCTAGCTCAATGCCTCTCCAGGCAGATATGAGCTTTGTTGTTAGTGAATTTGCTTCCTGGCTACAAAGAGAAAGTACAAAGCAGGAGGATCCCAAGTTCAACATCAGCACAACAAAGTACTGCGGTCGCATGAGGCTGGGTGCAGCGCTGCCCAGTCCTGCTCGCACCTGCGTAAAATGAGGTGAAAAGCCAGtttgggggcaggaggggtgaACATCCACGTAGTCCTGTCGTGAGCATAGTGACAAGACAGTATGCTTATCTACAGACTGTCTtccaaaaaaatcaagtaattaCTGTCAATAGGAACTGTCTGTGActcattttctgtctgttcaAAGCAGCTCCTCAAGCGCAGAGGGCACCCAGGTCTCCCCGTGCCTCTGTAGCATGCTTTGGTGTCTGGTGGGTACTCATGAcaagcagggaggcaggagctggtggaaTCGATGCTCCTATGATGGGGAACGAGCAGAAAGCACTTTTTCCCTTGTTTAAGCATCGATTTTGTTCCCTCCTCCTTGTTAGAGCTCTCTACTGAAACCAACGTGTGCTGGTAACACCGGTGCCTGTCTGAGCACCCATGCTATGCCCACTCCACTGAGCTCACAAGTGGGAGTGCAGACCAAGCACCTACCTGGTGAGCACAGCCATGGGGTGCTGCAGGTCAGACCTCTTCTTGCTCCTGTTCACGCCTGGACGCTCCTGCTGGCTTTCCCACCCTGTGTATAAGCACACAGGCAGTGGTGTCCAACGACTTACCCGTGCAGCTGCCCACgctccagcagagctggtgaaaaACCCCTGGCCTGCATGGAAACAGGTTTGCCAGACAGGGAACATGGTTATCTGCATTGGATTTTTAAGAGTTTCTCATTTCCAGGAAGaccccctttcctccctccccaagaTGGCAGCTGTTCTCGGTGGCTCCCACGGCTGGGCAGGTTCCCTAAGGCAgatgcctcagtttccccatcaaTAAGATAGAGAAATTCATCTCTCCCAGCTTGTCTTTTTAGATCATGAGCCCTGCAGGATAAAGCTTTTATGATGTGAGTGcaccagcagaaaaataatgccTGTGTCTTATAATGGAATGCTAGAATGGTtcgggttggaaggggccttaaagaccatctaattcccaccccctgccatgggcagggacacctgccaccagcccaggtggTTCcgagccccgtccaacctggtCTTGAACcgtgccagggatggggcacccacagctgctctgggaaccctgtgccagcgcctcaccatTCTCACAGTGAAGGGTTTCGTCCTAATATCTAACCAACATCTGCCCTCTTTTCAGGGTAAAGCCAcccccccttgtcctgtcactacatgcccttgtaagaagtccctccccagctttcttgtgggcccctttaggtgctggaaggtgctataaggtctccctggagccttctccaggctgaacagccccacctctgccagccagTCTCCAcggagaggtgctccagccctctgaccacCTGTGTGGCCTCCTCCGGAGtcattccaacaggtccatgtccttcttgtgcTGGGGCCGCAGGGCAGGATGCAGCACTGCcggtgggagcagagggggacaatcccctccctcaacctgctggccacgctgctggcGACGCAGCCCAGGATTCGGTTGGTTTCTGCGCTGCAAGTGCACGTTGCCGGGTCACGTTGAGCTACTggtccaccaacacccccaagccCTTCTCCTCGGGGCTGCTCCCGATCCGTtctccattctctgcccagcctgtctTTGTGCTTGGCATCGCCCCcacccacgtgcaggaccttgcccTTGGCCTTGGTGCACTCCACGAGGGTCGCACGAGcccacctccccagcctgtTAGGGTCCCTCTGGcggcatcccttccctccagcgtgttGACCACACCATTTAGCTCGGTGTCACAGTGAACTGGCCGAGGGTGCGCTCGATCCCACTGACCGTGTCGCTGGCAAAGGTGTTGAACAGCGCTGGTCCCAGTACGgaccctgaggaacaccactcgCCACTGGTCTGTGCTTGGCCATGGCACAGCTCTTCTGAGCAcgaccatccagccaattcctcaCCCACcgagtggtccatccatcaaactCATCTCTCTGCAGcttagagacaaggatgtcaaGTGGGACAGCGTccaatgctttgcacaagtctgGGTGGATGACaccagttgctcttccctcGTCCACCAGCGCTGTAACCCCATTGTAGGAGGCCACCAGGTTTGTCAGGCACGATTTGCCCTTCGTGAAGCCACgctggctgtcaccagtcacctccttattttccgTGTGCCTTGgcacagtttccaggaggatctgctccatggtcctgctgggcacagaggtgagactgaccagcctgtagttccctgggtcttccttttttcccttttcaaaaatGGGGGttacatttccccttttccagtcagcGAGAGCTTCACTGGGCTGCCACGACTTGTCAGTTACGAGGGATATCTTAATTACGGTGTCTTAATTATATTTCTACTGCAATGTGGACAAATCATGATAATAACAATGTTGccacaaaataagcaaaatgcaGAATGACGTTTGACACACCTTCATTACAAAACCCATAGATTTATAGCAATAAATCCCCTGGAAGGATCTAGAGCTAATATATAAATTAGAGCTAGAgctataataaataaaaatatagatacTAAATCTATCACCAAAGAGCTTTATAAACTGAGTAGACAAGTGGGGAGTTATCAAAGCAGTCCAGGGGATTTATCTGGCCATTTTGAGTCTTCACATGGCCCCTTTTACCAGCCCATTTTACCATCATAACTGAGCATCTCTCAGCCCTGGACGCACCAATCCGCCTCAGGGACACGGACCTGCGCAGTGACATCTTTCTCCAGACAAACGAGGTGCAGAGAGAGCGAGTGACTTGTGTAAGATCTCGTCTTTGCTCTCCCAAGAGCATCAAACAGGCACCGGTGCTGGAGGGTTTGGGATCAGGCCAGAAACGTCCTGGTGCTTTTCACAGACGAGTGGCGACACGCGAGGAAACCCAAGAGCAACCAGGCGAGATGCAAGAGCAAAAAATGAGTCGGGGAAGCGATGAAATCCTCCTGCATCAAATGGCTTTACGGGGT
It encodes:
- the MLN gene encoding promotilin; translated protein: MVSKAAPASLLLVYVVSMLAEQTEGFVPFFTQSNFQKMQEKGRERGKKISLALLQQLEEKGSSEQFGTDVNKVRTIQLADPVRAGMWLTPRQLEKYQDVLEKLLAETLQDTPDGTVRRLISALGILPFPPLTSLSS